From a single Metopolophium dirhodum isolate CAU chromosome 6, ASM1992520v1, whole genome shotgun sequence genomic region:
- the LOC132946727 gene encoding uncharacterized protein LOC132946727, giving the protein MLHSNSLVVDSITEIDCSESNTCMKCMNKSLCSWSIELQSCFNTKLLQAPRGNLTVHNEKHCPRFTVVNKSSVVGVSFKYTIRISNDVKGAVTSFLNSSMITCCIESCDFRGLVVDDSIVCAAIRTPWSYFADGSRAMISYIYVMFGDKKLQFDNDADHYYTIYDRDCAASAATAADDCATCLWNDRFYKHYLKWCPTGNPCTGSYQIYDKRDLDGDKKFLFTDDDVVRVRCAEISILSVRPLYAPRIGGGTTTMTITVRNHRMLAENRTVTVAVAGRRCEDPVTYDNQTITCSLLLQSSVSSAAAAAGPVEVVYASSLSSAQPSQNKRFTLTSLETVGFVDPETTSVRPTCGSISGGIALTVHGRFLDTGNAVRVSVVANISKTEVGETVLMTCNTVSRDRHTIVCRTTAAVRHDNYNATVASSARVKVQFDGGPIKYVQNPASWSLCAIGESALDAGQTFGGTVSGGTSVPVRGVRFSCVSDAQFYVNDRDGVRYQHATGCRIVNDTYMECRSPDMRRASSAVNVATAAVFPDFGVRARDCGEGRVSDLPVLQSHQQRLSATAVRSPFSVYADPVYVDFEIRDGAVIISSDHPSSLGQGYVAGDVAVRFQNSTGGCHVTSLSWNEIICVPNSTTTPTVLDQLRRIVVTVGGDGGYECDVQKKSINAWDDGNRGSRSLLFTSVTFSCCSGVAIVSGAVLLFAVGVLLFRVITKNRYVISADT; this is encoded by the coding sequence ATGTTGCACTCAAATTCATTAGTAGTCGATTCCATCACTGAAATCGATTGCTCGGAATCCAATACATGCATGAAATGTATGAACAAATCTTTGTGCAGCTGGTCCATCGAACTGCAGTCATGCTTTAACACAAAACTGCTGCAAGCACCGCGTGGAAATCTAACAGTCCATAACGAAAAGCACTGTCCACGGTTCACGGTGGTCAACAAATCGTCCGTAGTCGGCGTGTCTTTTAAATACACGATCAGGATATCGAACGACGTGAAGGGTGCGGTCACGTCATTCCTCAACAGCAGTATGATCACATGTTGTATCGAGTCTTGCGATTTCCGGGGATTGGTGGTCGACGACTCAATCGTGTGTGCGGCGATACGCACACCATGGTCGTACTTTGCAGACGGCTCAAGAGCCATGATCTCATACATCTACGTCATGTTCGGCGACAAAAAACTGCAATTCGACAATGACGCCGACCACTATTACACCATTTACGACCGCGACTGCGCGGCGTCTGCGGCCACTGCTGCTGACGACTGTGCGACGTGTCTCTGGAATGACAGATTCTACAAGCATTACTTGAAATGGTGTCCGACTGGCAACCCGTGTACGGGGTCGTATCAGATCTACGATAAGCGGGACTTGGACGGTGACAAGAAATTTCTGTTCACCGACGACGACGTGGTGCGCGTACGCTGCGCCGAAATCAGCATCTTGTCGGTGCGGCCGCTGTACGCGCCGCGGATAGGCGGTGGCACCACCACAATGACGATAACCGTCCGGAACCACCGGATGTTGGCAGAGAACAGAACTGTGACGGTGGCTGTGGCCGGACGACGCTGCGAAGACCCGGTGACATACGATAACCAGACAATAACTTGCTCCTTGCTGCTGCAGTCGTCGGTCTCCAGCGCTGCAGCCGCCGCCGGTCCGGTCGAAGTTGTGTATGCGTCTTCGTTGTCTTCGGCCCAGCCGTCGCAGAATAAGAGGTTCACGCTCACATCGTTGGAAACGGTCGGTTTCGTCGATCCAGAGACGACGAGCGTTCGTCCGACCTGTGGGTCCATTTCTGGCGGCATCGCGTTGACAGTGCATGGCCGTTTCCTGGACACCGGTAACGCCGTACGCGTGTCAGTCGTAGCAAACATCAGTAAAACAGAAGTCGGAGAAACGGTCCTCATGACATGTAACACTGTGTCACGCGACCGGCACACAATCGTCTGCCGGACCACCGCGGCCGTCCGCCACGACAATTATAACGCGACCGTCGCATCGTCGGCCCGGGTGAAAGTTCAGTTCGACGGTGGTCCGATCAAGTACGTCCAGAATCCCGCCTCGTGGTCGTTGTGTGCGATCGGCGAATCGGCGTTGGACGCGGGACAGACGTTCGGTGGCACCGTTTCGGGCGGCACTTCGGTGCCGGTCCGCGGTGTCCGTTTTTCTTGTGTTTCGGACGCCCAGTTTTACGTGAACGATAGGGACGGTGTCAGATACCAGCACGCTACCGGTTGCCGGATAGTGAACGACACGTACATGGAGTGCCGGTCACCAGACATGCGGCGCGCGTCGTCTGCCGTCAACGTAGCCACAGCCGCAGTGTTTCCGGATTTCGGTGTCCGGGCGCGGGATTGTGGTGAGGGTCGTGTGTCCGACTTGCCGGTGCTGCAGTCACATCAGCAACGGTTGTCCGCAACCGCCGTCCGCAGTCCGTTTTCCGTGTATGCCGATCCCGTTTACGTTGATTTCGAAATCCGCGACGGTGCCGTCATCATTAGCAGCGACCATCCGTCCTCGTTGGGCCAGGGCTACGTGGCCGGCGACGTGGCCGTCCGGTTCCAAAACTCAACGGGTGGTTGCCACGTCACTTCCTTGTCATGGAACGAGATCATATGCGTGCCAAACTCCACTACCACGCCCACCGTTCTCGATCAGCTTCGACGTATCGTGGTGACCGTGGGTGGCGACGGCGGGTATGAGTGTGATGTGCAGAAAAAGTCAATCAACGCCTGGGACGACGGTAACCGCGGTAGTCGGTCGCTGCTATTCACTAGCGTCACTTTCTCCTGTTGCAGTGGAGTTGCTATCGTTTCGGGAGCGGTGTTACTATTCGCTGTTGGTGTCCTATTATTCCGTGTCATTACAAAAAATCGGTACGTAATAAGCGCGGACACCTGA
- the LOC132947016 gene encoding tax1-binding protein 3 homolog gives MCAKMAFTHQPGTAMECLSIPITLTKESAIDTDGRELLKCGFKIGGGIDQDFRKSPQGYTDNGIYVTEVHDGSPASRSGLRIHDKILQCNGYDFTMVTHKKAVDYIKKHKILNLLVARRGVTST, from the exons ATGTGTGCTAAAATGGCATTCACTCATCAACCTGGCACCGCCATGGAATGCCTtagt ATACCTATTACTTTAACGAAAGAATCTGCAATTGATACTGATGGTcgtgaattattaaaatgtgggTTCAAAATTGGTGGAGGCATTGATCAAGATTTTAGGAAAAGTCCTCAAGGATATACAGATAAT ggtATTTATGTAACAGAAGTACATGATGGAAGTCCCGCATCTAGGTCTGGATTACgaatacatgataaaatattacaa TGTAATggatatgattttacaatggtaaCCCATAAAAAAGCTGTGGATTATATTAAGAAgcataaaatactaaatttattagTTGCTCGAAGAGGTGTTACATcgacataa
- the LOC132946598 gene encoding mutS protein homolog 5-like, giving the protein MIYALLRDLSRSATCSSFIDFSSVDYSNYNDASNINKSDNDITLNVDDTDIFLSIYWKNGMLGAASYNSQISEIQILHDVIESNLDFKMLNALFMQVRPANIVVCSLQDGHFLKTIKQLAHNGKINMYSSPTNTDDYKSDEKVHILPKQRFNFKTCEQLILSMSLASAPKNEKSRQIYIRSLVDFTQELAVCALGALLHFLDTPLVKLNLPTNFSIMSLRILNMDNLVWLGISTYESLQIFSVHEHPSAYNWTKNSIKEGPSVFSLLNRCNSVLGSKFLKNILAQPTKNIDVINYRHEFIEFCIKPCNASVILSLINCIKHCRCVLSTVVKINGGNASMYQWKLLYQTVINAVTIGEICERYSEQIMFFTKIKETLKDSLYTMVNSMSCIIDFEKSTILDRFVVKPGFIPELDNKKLKIENMSELLDEITLKELQELPSYINECSIRKMPEIGFLLCLPLWKPSNVMTENDYKIPNLEFKFHLTDNVYYKSSRCYELDKYFGEVESSIIQEEIQIMTKLSEFIIQHWISDLHLILKLIAELDCLIGFADVAKDLKLIKPNILPKEHCIINIINGRHILQEKYVDKFVPNSYHSSKINQHINIITGFNSSGKSIYLKQVALISYLCHIGCYVPAEYTEISILDHIHTRIQSTESVSSLMSAFMVDLKQMSVALNESTCNSLVILDEFGKGTSEINGLALLLASISHFVHRPLHLLPHIIVSTHFHSLPNLLQQIINKDILNANIKYLSMSHTIQHSKIVCLYRVVDNIKNQNMSMAHSIAAQNGLPTCIVERATKV; this is encoded by the exons ATGATATATGCTTTACTCAG ggATCTAAGTAGAAGTGCAACCTGTTCaagttttattgatttttcgtCAGTTGATTATTCAAACTATAATGACGCAAGTAATATTAACAAATCTGATAATGATATTACATTAAACGTTGATGACacg gATATATTTCTCTCGATCTATTGGAAAAATGGTATGTTGGGAGCTGCATCTTATAATAGCCAAATATCTGaa ATACAAATTTTGCACGACGTCATAGAAAGTAATTTAGactttaaaatgttgaatgcTTTATTTATGCAAGTTAGACCTGC aaatattgtagTATGTAGTTTACAAGatggacattttttaaaaactattaagcAATTAGCACATAATggcaaaataaatatgtattctaGTCCAACTAATACTGATGATTATAAATCGGATGAGAAAGTGCATATATTACCCAAACAACGTTTCa attttaaaacatGTGAGCAGTTAATTTTATCCATGTCATTGGCGTCTGCTCCAAAAAATGAAAAGTCTCGTCAAATTTATATACGTAGTTTAGTAGATTTTACTCAAGAGTTAGCTGTATGTGCATTAGGTGCATTACTACATTTTTTGGATACTCCattggtaaaattaaatttaccaaCCAACTTCTCAATAATGTCATTAAGGATTCTTAACATGGATAATCTAGTTTGGCTCGGTATTAGTACATATGagtcattacaaatattttctgtACATGAACACCCATCTGCATACAATTGGACCAAAAATTCAATTAAAGAAGGCCCAAGTGTTTTTAGTTTATTGAATCGGTGTAACTCAGTTTTAGGttcaaagtttttaaaaaatattttagcccAACCTACCAAAAACAttgatgttataaattatagacatGAATTTATAGAGTTTTGTATAAAACCTTGCAATGCAAGTGTAATACTCTCATTGATTAACTGTATCAAACATTGCCGTTGTGTGTTA tctaCTGTAGTAAAAATTAATGGTGGTAATGCTTCAATGTACCAAtggaaattattatatcaa ACAGTTATAAATGCTGTAACAATTGGAGAAATTTGTGAAAGATATTCagaacaaattatgttttttacaaaG attaaaGAAACATTAAAAGATAGTCTTTATACTATGGTTAATTCTATGTCCTGTATAATTGACTTTGAAAAATCAACTATACTAGACAGATTTGTAGTGAAACCTGGATTCATACCAGAACTTGATAATA aaaaattgaaGATTGAAAACATGTCTGAACTATTAGATGAAATAACATTAAAAGAACTACAGGAATTACCTTCATACATTAATGAGTGTTCAATACGTAAAATGCCAGAAATTGGATTTTTATTGTGTCTTCCATTGTGGAAACCTTCTAATGTGATGActgaaaatgattataaaattccAAATTTGGAATttaag tttCATCTGACAgataatgtatattacaaatCGTCCAGGTGTTATG aacttgataaatattttggtgAAGTTGAATCAAGTATTATTCAAGAAGAAATTCAAATTATGACAAAACTGTCAGAGTTTATTATACAGCACTGGATAAGCGatctacatttaattttaaaattaattgctgAATTAGATTG tttaataggTTTTGCTGATGTTgctaaagatttaaaattaataaaaccaaaCATACTTCCTAAAGAACactgtataataaacataattaatggTCGCCATATTTTACAAGAAAAATATGTGGATAAATTTGTACCTAACAGTTATCattcttcaaaaataaatcaacatattaatattattacaggaTTTAATTCAAGCGGAAAAAGTATTTACTTAAAGCAG gtagcaTTAATATCATATCTATGCCATATTGGATGTTATGTACCAGCCGAGTACACAGAAATAAGTATATTAGATCATATTCATACTAGAATTCAATCAACTGAATCTGTAAGTTCTTTAATGTCAGCTTTTATGGTCGATCTAAAACAA atgtCAGTTGCGTTAAATGAATCAACATGTAACTCTCTCGTAATATTAGATGAATTTGGAAAAGGTACATCTGAAATAAATGGATTAGCTTTACTACTAGCAAGTATCAGCCATTTTGTGCATAGACCATTACATTTATTGCCTCACATCATTGTTTCAACTCATTTTCATTCTTTACCAAATCTTCTTCAacagataataaataaagatattttaaatgcCAATATAAAA TACCTAAGCATGAGCCACACAATACAACACTCAAAAATAGTATGCTTATATAGAgtagtagataatataaaaaaccaaaatatgagTATGGCTCACAGTATAGCAGCACAAAATGGTTTACCAACATGTATCGTTGAAAGAGCtactaaagtataa
- the LOC132947268 gene encoding zinc finger protein 254-like, whose product MFSKMSAIKCEPQNIYIKQEDNIDESTEYNDSNDGEFTFQCYRSVQDSKYTTENVEAQIKTEVDIIDDLIYESFFKKENYNYDPSISMCYTPTTYYIKSKSTNCNLNTKASTINLTPKHKTALYKKKQYFSQIEIKSEKPYKCGICNKSFSLKGTLKTHIWIHKKNKPYKCFICNKSFSQASTLITHKVIHNAEKPFNCDICRKSFAQKVNMKTHMMLHMGEKSNNKTCYKTISLKEFYTKTITDENPYKSVICNKLLSQGTTSSIKQQFKCHICSKLFSYKGTLKTHLIIHTKEKPYKCHICSKSYSYKGTLKTHLIIHTKEKPYKCHICSKSYSQKGYMKIHTRIHTRENP is encoded by the exons ATGTTTAGCAAAATGTCAGCTATCAAATGTGAgccacaaaatatatacattaaacaagAAGATAATATTGATGAATCAACTGAATATAATGATAGCAATGATGGTGAATTCACTTTTCAATG ttacagGTCGGTGCAAGATTCTAAATATACTACAGAAAATGTTGAAGCACAAATAAAAACTGAAGTGGATATAATTGACGACCTTATATATGAAAGTTTTTTTAAGAAAGAGAATTACAATTATGATCCATCAATCAGTATGTGCTATACGCCTAcaacatattacataaaaagCAAGTCTACAAATTGCAATCTGAATACTAAAGCCTCAACCATAAATTTAACACCTAAACACAAGACggcattatataaaaaaaaacaatacttttctcaaattgaaatcaaatccgaaaaaccatataaatgtggtatttgtaataaatcattttcactGAAAGGAACCTTAAAAACTCACATTtggattcataaaaaaaataaaccttacaaatgttttatttgcaACAAATCTTTTTCTCAGGCATCAACTTTAATTACTCACAAAGTAATTCATAATGCTGAGAAACCATTTAATTGTGATATTTGCAGAAAGTCGTTCGCACAGAAAGTAAATATGAAAACTCACATGATGCTTCATATGGGtgaaaaatctaataataaaacttgttataaaacaatttcaCTAAAAGAATTTTATACGAAAACTATTACTGATGAAAATCCTTACAAATCTGTCatctgtaataaattattgtctcAAGGAACAACTTCAAGtattaaacaacaatttaaatgcCATATttgtagtaaattattttcatataaaggAACCTTGAAAACTCACTTAATAATTCATACTAAAGAAAAACCATATAAATGCCATATTTGTAGTAAATCATATTCTTATAAAGGAACCTTGAAAACTCACTTAATAATTCATACTAAAGAAAAACCATATAAATGCCATATTTGTAGTAAATCATATTCACAGAAAGGATACATGAAAATTCACACAAGAATTCATACGAGAGAAAACccataa